In Kogia breviceps isolate mKogBre1 chromosome 19, mKogBre1 haplotype 1, whole genome shotgun sequence, a single genomic region encodes these proteins:
- the LYZL6 gene encoding lysozyme-like protein 6: MRTLLLISLVSCLVAVNQASFINRCDLAKVLHQEDLDGFEGYSLSDWLCLAFVESEFNITKVNENTDGSFDYGIFQINSHYWCNDYKSHTENICQVDCQELLRPNLLSIINCAKKIVSRTGMKNWVKWRLHCAGRPLSYWMTGCHLA, from the exons ATGAGGACCCTGCTGCTTATCTCCTTGGTCAGCTGTCTCGTTGCTGTGAATCAAGCCAGCTTCATCAACCGATGTGACTTGGCCAAGGTGCTGCACCAGGAGGACTTGGACGGCTTTGAGGGCTACTCCCTGAGTGACT GGCTGTGCCTGGCTTTCGTGGAAAGTGAGTTCAACATAACAAAGGTAAATGAAAATACAGATGGCAGCTTTGACTATGGCATCTTCCAGATCAACAGCCACTACTGGTGCAACGATTACAAGAGTCATACGGAAAACATTTGCCAAGTTGACTGTCAAG aactgctgaGGCCCAATCTTCTTTCAATCATCAACTGTGCGAAAAAGATTGTGTCCAGAACAGGGATGAAGAACTG GGTAAAATGGAGGTTGCACTGTGCAGGCCGGCCACTCTCCTACTGGATGACAGGATGCCACCTGGCATGA